A single genomic interval of Musa acuminata AAA Group cultivar baxijiao chromosome BXJ3-4, Cavendish_Baxijiao_AAA, whole genome shotgun sequence harbors:
- the LOC103980350 gene encoding squamosa promoter-binding-like protein 14 has product MEMGANSLGVSGSSSGSSDSLHGLAFGKKIYFEDGGGGGGYGGSSSNAPVATSPAPVAAAAAPPQHAKKGKGVVHGGKQQPPRCQVEGCHVDLTGAKAYYCRHKVCGMHSKAPKVMVAGLEQRFCQQCSRFHQLPEFDQGKRSCRRRLAGHNERRRKPPPGPFASRYGRNASSFFHGPSRFRSFLMDFNYPRFSSNTWDVWPTIRPADRVVGNQISLGLLFPPSGAAMAHDGHPPLEEPLFSIPQIPPGECHAGVTDLSCALSLLSTQPPWSSNTTLRNQTSTSSASSSFDGTSTAQPAISNTCMTNQWSFIGNGGRRSNSQNVQQDMGLATVAAEDVHGQFSGELELARQGNGQCLGHVMHWSL; this is encoded by the exons ATGGAGATGGGTGCCAACTCTCTCGGGGTATCCGGGTCCTCCTCTGGCTCCAGCGATTCCCTCCACGGGCTCGCGTTCGGGAAAAAGATTTACTTTGaggacggtggtggtggtggcggttatGGTGGGAGCTCGTCCAACGCCCCCGTAGCCACGTCTCCTGctccggtggcggcggcggcggcaccgcCTCAGCATGCGAAGAAGGGGAAGGGAGTGGTGCATGGAGGGAAGCAGCAGCCTCCGAGGTGCCAGGTGGAGGGCTGCCATGTGGATCTCACCGGGGCGAAAGCTTATTACTGTCGACACAAAGTCTGTGGGATGCACTCAAAGGCACCAAAAGTGATGGTTGCAGGCTTGGAGCAGCGGTTCTGTCAGCAATGTAGCAG ATTTCACCAGTTACCCGAATTTGACCAAGGGAAACGCAGTTGCCGCAGACGGCTTGCAGGCCATAATGAGCGTCGAAGGAAGCCGCCGCCTGGGCCTTTTGCATCACGATATGGTCGCAATGCTTCATCCTTCTTCCATG GACCAAGCAGATTCAGAAGCTTTCTCATGGACTTTAATTATCCAAGGTTTTCTAGCAACACATGGGACGTTTGGCCGACCATTAGGCCTGCCGATCGGGTGGTCGGTAACCAGATCAGTCTGGGACTCTTGTTTCCACCTTCTGGTGCCGCGATGGCACATGACGGCCATCCACCTTTAGAGGAGCCACTGTTCTCCATCCCTCAAATTCCACCAGGTGAATGTCATGCAGGAGTCACCGACTTGAGctgtgctctctctcttctgtcaacTCAACCGCCATGGAGCAGCAACACCACTCTCCGGAATCAGACTTCAACCTCCTCAGCAAGCAGCAGCTTCGATGGCACCTCAACAGCGCAGCCAGCCATTTCAAACACTTGCATGACGAACCAATGGAGTTTTATCGGTAACGGAGGAAGGAGGAGTAACTCTCAAAATGTGCAACAGGACATGGGTTTAGCCACAGTGGCAGCCGAGGATGTCCATGGTCAGTTCTCAGGTGAACTGGAATTAGCTCGACAGGGAAACGGGCAGTGCCTCGGCCATGTCATGCACTGGTCACTCTAG